A portion of the Sulfurospirillum diekertiae genome contains these proteins:
- the cbiM gene encoding cobalt transporter CbiM, with amino-acid sequence MHIPDGYLSPITCIATYAAALPLWVIAFKKLKEELNETTLPLIASLSALSFIIMMFNIPIPGGTSGHAVGASLIAILFGPWVASVCISLVLLIQALVFGDGGITTFGANALVMAFAASFSSYYIFNIFKQKAFASFLSGWVGIVCASIILSLFLGVQPLIASADGQPLYFPFDFALTFPAVVGSHVLFFGVVEGIFTAIAYRYIVKNRIYKGANA; translated from the coding sequence ATGCATATTCCAGATGGCTATCTCTCTCCTATCACATGTATCGCAACGTATGCTGCTGCATTACCACTGTGGGTTATCGCATTTAAAAAACTCAAAGAAGAACTGAATGAAACAACACTTCCCCTCATAGCCTCTTTGAGTGCACTCAGTTTTATTATTATGATGTTTAACATCCCTATTCCGGGCGGAACCAGTGGACATGCTGTAGGTGCGTCACTCATTGCGATTTTATTCGGTCCATGGGTTGCATCTGTCTGTATCAGTCTTGTTTTATTGATTCAAGCACTCGTCTTTGGTGATGGCGGTATTACAACATTTGGGGCAAATGCCCTTGTAATGGCTTTTGCTGCCTCTTTCTCTTCTTATTATATTTTTAATATTTTTAAACAGAAAGCCTTTGCTTCTTTCTTAAGTGGTTGGGTTGGTATTGTTTGTGCATCAATTATTCTGTCGCTTTTCCTTGGTGTCCAACCCTTAATCGCAAGCGCCGATGGTCAGCCCCTCTATTTTCCTTTTGATTTTGCTTTGACCTTTCCTGCCGTTGTGGGTTCTCATGTACTCTTTTTTGGTGTGGTGGAAGGTATCTTTACAGCGATTGCCTATCGGTACATTGTCAAAAACCGTATTTATAAAGGAGCGAATGCATGA
- a CDS encoding cytochrome b/b6 domain-containing protein, which yields MNKRSDEVFVWPLCTRIIHWIIATSFLLSFVTSFDRTLFEWHLAFGFIFGIMLLFRIIWGFFGPNYATFKTFKLKYSELQSYFIEKVQNRWRKIHAGHNAASSWFTLIVLGLGSWIVLSGLLLQGTQEASGLFSRLNAHYFRFSSALLLFHEILSYLLFTWAMIHIVGVLIEQFYHKTHMLFAMITGYKKAEGQDAAVSIVRHLFAYSAIILSMMTLFFVAQPQDTFLTKSLFERRDFKAENSTFYEKCSKCHKIYPPFMLPHDSWIRLMDGLENHFGEQIRENNITQSEQMNIKAYLLSHSAESSSHKLAFKTLESLGEMRPISMSKVPYWREAHKNIDKKVYQSLHVKNASNCFACHEDFEYGILENRRIHIPRS from the coding sequence ATGAATAAAAGATCTGATGAAGTTTTTGTTTGGCCGTTGTGTACACGTATTATTCATTGGATTATTGCTACCTCTTTTCTCCTCTCTTTTGTGACATCTTTCGATCGCACTCTGTTTGAATGGCATCTTGCTTTTGGTTTTATTTTTGGAATCATGTTGCTTTTTAGAATTATTTGGGGATTTTTTGGTCCTAATTATGCAACGTTTAAAACGTTCAAATTAAAATACAGTGAGCTTCAAAGCTATTTTATTGAAAAAGTGCAAAACAGATGGCGAAAAATTCATGCAGGACATAATGCCGCATCAAGTTGGTTTACACTGATTGTTCTAGGTTTGGGGAGTTGGATTGTTTTGAGTGGACTTTTACTGCAAGGGACACAAGAAGCAAGCGGTCTTTTTTCACGTTTAAATGCGCATTATTTTCGTTTTTCTTCGGCATTGCTATTGTTTCATGAAATACTTTCTTATCTCCTTTTTACTTGGGCAATGATCCATATTGTGGGTGTTTTAATTGAACAGTTTTACCATAAGACACATATGCTTTTTGCGATGATTACAGGGTATAAAAAAGCGGAAGGTCAAGATGCGGCTGTTTCGATAGTGCGACATCTTTTTGCCTATTCAGCAATTATTTTATCTATGATGACGCTCTTTTTTGTTGCGCAACCTCAAGATACTTTTTTAACAAAGAGCTTATTTGAGCGGCGAGATTTTAAAGCTGAAAATAGCACTTTTTATGAAAAATGCAGTAAATGTCATAAGATCTATCCACCATTTATGTTACCACATGACTCATGGATTCGTCTTATGGATGGTCTTGAAAACCACTTTGGTGAACAGATTAGAGAAAATAACATTACTCAAAGTGAGCAAATGAATATTAAAGCGTATCTTTTAAGCCATAGTGCAGAGAGTTCATCTCATAAACTTGCTTTTAAAACCTTAGAATCACTGGGCGAGATGCGTCCTATTTCCATGAGTAAAGTTCCCTATTGGAGAGAAGCACATAAAAATATTGATAAAAAAGTCTATCAATCTTTACATGTAAAAAATGCTTCAAATTGTTTTGCCTGCCATGAAGATTTTGAATATGGGATATTGGAAAATAGACGTATCCATATACCTAGATCATGA
- the trpC gene encoding indole-3-glycerol phosphate synthase TrpC has protein sequence MILDEIIKRTREDLEKKKKEYTIDWLGRSLAFNPFMPRDVKPYLKSTPENPYRIIAEVKKASPSKGIIKADFDPLTIAKAYELGGADAISVLTEPHYFQGNLEYLTQIRRYVPTPLLRKDFIVDEYQILEALVYGADFILLIAKALTKAELKHLLEYALRLGLEVLVEIHDKEDLIKAIFAGANIIGINHRNLETFEMDMSLTEKLMPLIPQGKIIVAESGLNDKEIIKHLSKMGADAFLIGEYFMRELDIQASLEAIKKVD, from the coding sequence ATGATTTTAGATGAAATCATCAAACGAACCCGTGAAGATTTAGAAAAAAAGAAAAAAGAGTATACGATAGATTGGTTAGGCAGGAGTCTTGCCTTTAACCCTTTTATGCCTCGCGATGTAAAACCTTATCTGAAATCTACGCCAGAAAATCCTTACCGCATTATTGCGGAAGTCAAAAAAGCAAGTCCAAGCAAAGGTATTATCAAAGCTGATTTCGATCCTCTTACCATTGCTAAAGCGTATGAACTCGGTGGGGCTGATGCTATCTCCGTTTTGACAGAACCTCACTATTTTCAAGGTAATTTAGAGTATTTAACCCAGATTCGACGTTATGTACCAACGCCTCTTTTACGCAAAGACTTTATTGTTGATGAATACCAAATATTAGAAGCCCTTGTTTACGGTGCTGACTTTATATTATTGATTGCAAAAGCACTGACAAAAGCTGAATTAAAGCATCTTTTAGAGTACGCATTACGACTTGGACTTGAAGTTTTAGTCGAAATCCATGATAAAGAAGATCTTATAAAAGCCATCTTTGCAGGAGCCAATATTATTGGTATCAATCACCGTAACCTTGAGACTTTCGAAATGGATATGAGTTTAACCGAAAAGCTCATGCCACTGATTCCACAAGGTAAAATCATTGTTGCGGAGAGTGGATTAAACGACAAAGAGATCATTAAGCATTTAAGTAAGATGGGGGCAGATGCCTTTTTGATTGGCGAATATTTTATGCGTGAGCTTGATATTCAAGCCTCACTTGAAGCCATTAAAAAGGTCGATTGA
- the mnmH gene encoding tRNA 2-selenouridine(34) synthase MnmH, whose product MLNDVEIDAFITQKSSFDLLIDARSPKEFNESHIPNAQNFYALNDAEHQEVGTIYKQVSRNDAKILGARYICQNVALHLQEISKHYKIGARIGIYCARGGLRSSSIAIILSHIGYQVYRLTGGYKNYRLHVLTYLETIPHHHFILLGGNTGCGKSELLQILQPSIDLEMLANHLGSSFGSIKGAQPSQKAFENILCEILCKIDPNTYIFIEAESKRMGKCTIPALLHERMQQGFRVEITAPLEQRVERILKDYVSITTDFFNQVMQMISPYIKKSAKEAAQIAYESNHLAEVAKILLVEYYDVVYKKPRKVDLVIDNADQSQSIQALQSLHVKLSNV is encoded by the coding sequence ATGTTAAATGATGTCGAGATTGATGCCTTTATTACCCAAAAATCCTCTTTTGATCTTTTGATTGATGCACGTAGTCCCAAAGAATTTAATGAATCACACATTCCAAATGCTCAAAATTTCTATGCGTTAAATGATGCTGAGCATCAAGAAGTGGGTACCATCTATAAACAAGTTTCTCGTAATGATGCAAAAATACTAGGAGCTCGTTATATTTGCCAAAATGTTGCACTCCACCTTCAAGAGATTTCCAAACATTACAAAATTGGTGCAAGAATTGGTATCTATTGTGCAAGAGGAGGGCTAAGATCTAGCTCTATTGCCATTATTCTCTCTCATATTGGCTACCAAGTGTATAGACTAACGGGCGGCTATAAAAACTACCGTTTACATGTACTAACGTATCTTGAAACTATTCCACACCACCATTTTATTTTACTTGGGGGCAATACAGGTTGCGGGAAAAGTGAGCTTTTACAAATTCTACAACCGTCCATTGATCTTGAAATGCTTGCCAATCATTTAGGTTCGAGCTTTGGTAGTATTAAAGGAGCTCAACCAAGTCAAAAAGCCTTTGAAAATATTTTATGCGAAATTTTATGTAAAATTGATCCAAATACCTATATATTCATTGAAGCAGAGAGTAAGCGTATGGGAAAATGTACCATCCCAGCCCTGTTACATGAACGTATGCAACAAGGATTTCGTGTCGAAATTACTGCCCCTCTTGAACAACGCGTTGAACGAATTCTCAAAGATTATGTGAGCATCACAACCGATTTTTTTAATCAAGTCATGCAAATGATTTCACCTTATATTAAGAAGAGTGCAAAAGAAGCCGCCCAAATAGCATATGAGAGCAATCATCTCGCAGAGGTAGCAAAGATACTTTTAGTAGAGTATTACGATGTAGTCTATAAAAAACCTCGTAAGGTTGATCTGGTCATAGATAATGCCGATCAAAGCCAGAGTATTCAAGCACTTCAATCTTTACATGTAAAGCTTAGTAACGTTTAG
- a CDS encoding c-type cytochrome, with the protein MKKMNLALSLAAVALVVLSGCGDKPKSDVATYKYTPAQVYAETCVHCHGPKGEGIAEKKAPALTKQSIQELEMSLFDIKNGGLGQSTASEHDIMEHNMKKLAEKGYDYDIKMMANYLHNAFYVAK; encoded by the coding sequence ATGAAAAAAATGAATTTAGCACTTTCTCTAGCAGCAGTTGCCTTAGTTGTTTTAAGCGGGTGTGGTGATAAACCAAAATCGGATGTTGCTACTTATAAATATACTCCAGCACAAGTTTATGCTGAGACTTGCGTACATTGTCATGGTCCAAAAGGCGAAGGTATCGCTGAGAAGAAAGCACCTGCGCTGACCAAGCAAAGTATTCAAGAACTTGAAATGTCACTTTTTGATATTAAAAATGGTGGTCTTGGACAGTCCACAGCAAGTGAGCATGATATTATGGAACATAATATGAAGAAGCTGGCTGAAAAAGGCTACGACTACGATATTAAAATGATGGCAAACTACCTTCACAATGCGTTCTACGTTGCTAAATAA
- a CDS encoding Ppx/GppA phosphatase family protein: protein MIGCDLGSNTLRIVQMDCQTKERIHVYEKIVRTGKDLHVTGLICESSKQNILNALYEASHIFDFKNERCFCVTTEAMRIASNAGEILKEIETIFGLTFQIITGEKEAYLTSLAVENALKREGFKHQTYALFDLGGGSTEFTFCKDGTKQSQSFPFGIINVAERYSLDRELHVTRIVNSIDDFMTQHDPISSNFLQLVTTAGTPTTVAAFLKGLDYAHYDATIVNGTVLHVKDFDEAYERLFAMNEEDAERYTGTNRRDLVVVGILIVKAIMKKLGFESCIVIDDGLREGVALEQCYNLNKS from the coding sequence ATGATTGGCTGTGATTTAGGTTCCAATACCTTGCGAATTGTACAAATGGATTGTCAAACAAAAGAGCGTATTCATGTTTATGAAAAAATTGTGCGCACAGGTAAAGATTTACATGTAACGGGATTGATTTGTGAATCTTCCAAACAAAATATCTTGAATGCCCTATATGAAGCCTCTCATATCTTTGATTTTAAAAATGAACGCTGTTTCTGTGTAACCACTGAAGCGATGCGCATTGCTTCGAATGCTGGGGAAATTTTAAAAGAAATCGAAACAATTTTTGGCCTTACTTTTCAGATTATAACAGGTGAAAAAGAAGCATATCTCACATCACTTGCTGTTGAAAATGCCCTCAAGCGCGAAGGGTTTAAACATCAAACCTATGCCTTATTTGACCTTGGTGGAGGTTCAACAGAATTTACCTTTTGCAAAGATGGTACAAAACAGTCACAAAGCTTTCCTTTTGGAATTATCAATGTAGCGGAGAGATATTCACTTGATCGTGAATTACATGTAACGCGTATCGTTAATTCCATTGATGATTTTATGACTCAACACGATCCAATTTCTTCCAATTTTTTACAATTAGTAACAACAGCAGGAACACCAACAACGGTTGCCGCATTTTTAAAAGGCTTGGATTATGCTCATTATGATGCGACTATTGTGAATGGAACCGTTTTACATGTAAAGGATTTTGATGAAGCCTATGAGCGTTTATTTGCCATGAATGAAGAAGATGCAGAGCGTTATACAGGCACGAATCGTAGGGATTTAGTCGTTGTTGGTATCTTAATTGTCAAAGCAATTATGAAAAAACTTGGCTTTGAAAGTTGCATCGTAATTGATGATGGACTCAGAGAAGGTGTCGCACTTGAGCAGTGTTACAATTTGAACAAATCATAA
- a CDS encoding energy-coupling factor ABC transporter ATP-binding protein, with product MIKVDNLAYQYETQCVLDKLSFEVKAGEKVVLLGNNGSGKSTLLRILAGLYFGEGNYFYKDQLITKKSVGKTFRKEIGILFQNPETMMFNPTVYDEIAFGLREFDVENVDERVHAIAEKFHLTHHLQSSPLKLSGGEKQKVMLCAILVLEPQFLLLDEPTANMDPKTTGWFVDLLSEMNITTLISTHNISLAYELGDRALVLNDKHQLIYNGEIEALMKDKKILIEGNLLHLHAHKHKDFQHSHYHMHHF from the coding sequence TTGATAAAAGTTGACAATTTAGCGTATCAGTATGAAACACAATGTGTTTTAGATAAACTCTCATTTGAAGTTAAAGCGGGTGAAAAAGTTGTTTTACTAGGAAATAATGGAAGTGGCAAAAGCACGCTGCTTCGCATTCTTGCAGGACTTTATTTTGGCGAGGGAAACTATTTTTATAAAGATCAATTGATAACAAAAAAAAGCGTTGGTAAAACCTTTCGTAAAGAGATAGGGATTCTATTCCAAAATCCAGAAACAATGATGTTTAATCCAACAGTGTATGATGAGATTGCTTTTGGGCTTAGAGAGTTTGATGTGGAAAATGTCGACGAACGTGTCCATGCGATAGCTGAAAAATTTCATTTAACGCACCATCTTCAAAGCTCTCCTCTTAAGTTGAGCGGTGGCGAAAAGCAAAAAGTTATGTTATGCGCTATTTTGGTTCTTGAGCCACAATTCCTACTCTTAGATGAACCTACTGCCAATATGGATCCAAAAACAACAGGATGGTTTGTTGATCTGCTCTCAGAAATGAATATTACAACCCTTATCTCAACCCATAATATCTCTTTAGCCTATGAACTTGGTGATAGAGCACTTGTTTTAAACGATAAACATCAGTTGATTTATAATGGCGAAATTGAAGCGCTAATGAAAGATAAAAAGATACTGATTGAGGGAAATTTACTGCATCTTCATGCCCATAAACACAAAGACTTTCAGCACTCACACTATCATATGCATCATTTCTAA
- a CDS encoding PDGLE domain-containing protein: MKKILYPILILFILIPLGLLSENPAWAEWDNEYYQEVLGFIPRGIENAFHLRALAPDYTIDGLNDVIAYYLSGMLGVALIFGIFYFLGKKICAIELFLDSIF, from the coding sequence ATGAAAAAGATACTTTATCCCATACTTATCTTATTTATACTGATACCTCTTGGATTATTGAGTGAAAATCCTGCGTGGGCTGAGTGGGACAATGAATACTATCAAGAGGTTTTAGGTTTTATCCCCAGAGGGATTGAAAATGCTTTTCACTTAAGAGCACTAGCACCTGATTATACGATAGATGGGTTAAACGATGTCATCGCTTACTATCTTTCAGGGATGTTGGGAGTTGCTTTGATTTTTGGAATTTTCTATTTTCTCGGGAAAAAAATTTGCGCGATAGAACTCTTTTTGGACTCTATCTTTTAG
- a CDS encoding HIT family protein, translating to MNYLYAPWRDAYFSDKPEGCVFCNISAHPEKDEEYHVLYRDKLCFIVMNRYPYSPGHFMVIPHQHTDAIEELDPEVWLHISLIVQRCVQMLKQGLGAHGVNLGMNLGKSGGAGIAEHIHYHVIPRWMGDTNFITTIADTRVYGTDFEKIYQHLKGLIPEYIAC from the coding sequence ATGAACTATCTGTATGCTCCGTGGCGTGATGCTTATTTTAGTGATAAGCCCGAAGGATGTGTCTTTTGCAATATTAGTGCACATCCCGAAAAAGATGAAGAGTATCATGTACTCTATCGCGATAAACTCTGTTTCATTGTTATGAATCGTTACCCTTACTCACCAGGGCACTTTATGGTTATTCCCCATCAGCATACAGACGCCATTGAAGAGCTTGATCCAGAAGTATGGTTACACATCTCTTTGATCGTACAGCGTTGTGTACAGATGCTTAAACAGGGTCTTGGAGCACACGGTGTCAACTTAGGTATGAATCTTGGTAAAAGCGGTGGAGCAGGTATTGCTGAGCATATACATTACCATGTTATACCACGTTGGATGGGTGATACTAATTTTATAACGACAATTGCAGACACAAGAGTTTATGGAACTGATTTTGAAAAAATTTACCAACATCTTAAAGGGCTTATTCCTGAGTATATTGCATGTTAA
- the pdxA gene encoding 4-hydroxythreonine-4-phosphate dehydrogenase — translation MKKIAISIGDLNGIGLEIALRAHQEVQKLCDPIYCINENMLGWGAALLDLDVPSDFEIRDCGKVFEIEAGVCSAEAGESSYDSFITAVALAKSNEVSGIVTLPINKESWALAGLEYKGHTDALSDLLGCEAIMMLGCEEMFTILYTHHIPLRDVPHEIKAKKIKPFLLKVYEEIGEDRIAVLGLNPHAGDHGVIGDEDEEIKRAIEKANNFLEREVFVGPFVPDMAFSKVNRAKFRYFVCMYHDQGLIPLKALYFDESINVSLNAGIVRTSVDHGTAFDIAYKNENPSTLSYINAVKEAVKLATGKTLLTF, via the coding sequence ATGAAAAAAATAGCGATTAGCATTGGAGATTTAAATGGTATTGGTTTAGAGATTGCTCTGCGCGCACATCAAGAGGTGCAAAAGCTCTGCGATCCAATTTATTGTATCAACGAAAATATGCTTGGTTGGGGCGCTGCACTTTTAGATTTAGATGTCCCTAGTGACTTTGAAATACGTGATTGTGGCAAAGTTTTTGAGATTGAAGCGGGTGTTTGTAGCGCTGAAGCGGGTGAAAGCTCATACGATTCGTTTATTACCGCTGTTGCACTGGCTAAAAGCAATGAAGTTAGCGGTATCGTCACGCTTCCTATTAACAAAGAGTCATGGGCCTTAGCAGGTCTTGAGTATAAGGGACACACCGATGCACTGAGCGATCTTTTGGGGTGTGAAGCCATTATGATGTTAGGATGCGAAGAGATGTTTACCATACTTTACACTCATCACATTCCACTGCGCGATGTTCCGCATGAAATTAAAGCAAAAAAAATCAAACCTTTTTTGCTGAAAGTGTATGAAGAAATTGGCGAAGATCGTATCGCCGTTTTAGGACTTAACCCTCATGCAGGTGATCACGGTGTGATTGGCGATGAAGATGAAGAGATTAAGCGAGCGATTGAAAAAGCAAATAACTTTTTGGAACGTGAAGTCTTTGTAGGACCTTTCGTCCCTGATATGGCATTTTCAAAAGTCAATCGTGCAAAATTTCGTTATTTTGTCTGTATGTACCATGATCAAGGGTTGATTCCTCTTAAAGCACTTTACTTTGATGAGAGTATTAATGTAAGCCTTAATGCAGGTATTGTTCGCACATCTGTAGACCATGGAACGGCTTTTGACATCGCTTATAAAAATGAAAATCCTTCCACGCTTAGTTATATTAATGCCGTCAAAGAGGCCGTTAAACTTGCCACTGGAAAAACATTATTGACATTTTAA
- a CDS encoding pyridoxine 5'-phosphate synthase: MLLGVNIDHIAVLREARKINDPDPLDAVSLVKRAGADQITIHLREDRRHINDDDAKKIIETSQLPINLECSINAEIIDKVLQLHPHRATLVPEKREEVTTEGGLDVVKNKEIITEIAKRLKKEHIELSLFIDPNSAMIEASKEINAEWIELHTGLYANIYAMLYSNLSRSRHSIKELELDRESLHVKLLEATHELERSAKQAQQLGLKVAAGHGLNYQNVKRILDIKEICELNIGQSIIARSIFVGFETAVKELLGLIR, from the coding sequence ATGCTTCTAGGCGTAAATATCGATCATATTGCAGTGCTTAGAGAGGCACGAAAGATTAATGATCCTGATCCACTTGATGCAGTTTCTTTGGTTAAACGTGCCGGAGCTGATCAGATTACCATCCATTTGCGAGAAGATAGACGCCATATTAATGATGATGATGCTAAAAAAATTATTGAAACGTCTCAACTTCCTATCAATTTAGAGTGTTCTATTAATGCCGAAATTATTGACAAAGTGCTTCAATTACATCCGCATCGAGCTACGCTTGTTCCCGAAAAGCGTGAAGAAGTGACAACAGAAGGTGGACTGGATGTTGTTAAAAACAAAGAGATCATTACAGAGATCGCAAAAAGACTTAAAAAAGAGCATATTGAACTTTCGTTATTTATTGATCCCAATAGTGCTATGATCGAAGCTTCAAAAGAGATCAACGCTGAGTGGATTGAGTTACATACGGGATTGTATGCCAATATTTATGCGATGCTCTACTCTAATCTATCACGTTCAAGACACAGTATCAAAGAGCTTGAACTGGATCGTGAATCTTTACATGTAAAGCTCCTTGAAGCAACCCATGAGCTTGAAAGATCTGCAAAACAAGCACAGCAATTAGGGCTTAAGGTAGCTGCAGGGCATGGACTAAACTACCAAAATGTTAAGCGTATTTTAGATATCAAAGAGATTTGTGAGCTTAATATTGGGCAGAGTATTATCGCACGTTCCATTTTTGTAGGGTTTGAGACTGCCGTTAAAGAGTTGTTAGGATTAATACGATGA
- a CDS encoding NAD(P)/FAD-dependent oxidoreductase → MKSDKIIEEILIEIEKHEGGMSRRNAMKLLAASPIAASVLAGAATATEAHASSSNATGKIVIVGGGLAGVATAAKLTHRLSNPDITIIEPNPKSVSYQPGQTLIAAGVWKKSDITYETENFIPKGVKWIKDSVVTFDPQNNKVKTADGTEISYDYLVVATGLMLNFGAIKGLEGEITSSGANNDVVRNKVGKDGVYSIYFADGAVDTQKGIEELIAKAKAHKGSEKLQAIFTDPDTAIKCGGAPKKIMYITHDLLKKAGVRDKVELTFCPSGDKMFGVPEYSAAILEQFKARDFKWEFKTNLVAIDTEKKVATFEKKWLEKGEYDEDLKEYTMVSMSKKVDKNYDFIHITPPQKASDIVGKSPIGSSKGWVPVVKETLQHVTYKKRFALGDIAAVPMGKTGGSARKQYPVVAENLIAVMEKQEKLPAAYDGYTVCPLITSIGTVMLAEFNWTAKPTPSFPLDPTQERWIWWLLKVYALKPMTVYGMLSGRA, encoded by the coding sequence ATGAAATCAGACAAAATCATTGAGGAAATACTCATTGAGATTGAGAAGCATGAAGGTGGGATGTCTCGCCGTAATGCGATGAAACTTTTAGCAGCATCGCCAATTGCTGCGAGTGTCTTAGCGGGCGCTGCAACGGCAACAGAAGCACATGCTTCTAGTTCCAATGCTACTGGTAAGATAGTCATTGTGGGTGGTGGCCTTGCAGGTGTTGCAACGGCTGCAAAATTGACACACAGACTCTCTAATCCTGATATTACAATTATTGAACCAAACCCAAAATCAGTTTCGTATCAGCCTGGGCAAACACTGATCGCTGCTGGTGTGTGGAAAAAAAGTGACATTACCTATGAAACTGAAAATTTTATTCCTAAAGGTGTGAAATGGATCAAAGACTCTGTCGTAACGTTTGATCCACAAAATAATAAAGTAAAAACAGCCGATGGTACGGAAATTAGCTACGATTATCTTGTTGTCGCAACAGGATTAATGCTTAATTTTGGTGCTATAAAAGGGCTAGAAGGCGAAATTACTTCTTCTGGTGCCAATAATGACGTTGTTCGTAATAAAGTAGGAAAAGATGGTGTTTACTCTATCTATTTTGCAGATGGTGCTGTTGATACACAAAAAGGTATTGAAGAACTGATTGCTAAAGCAAAAGCGCATAAGGGATCCGAAAAACTCCAAGCAATTTTTACCGATCCTGATACTGCTATTAAATGTGGTGGAGCTCCTAAGAAAATTATGTACATCACACATGATTTACTCAAAAAAGCAGGTGTTCGCGATAAAGTAGAATTAACCTTCTGCCCATCAGGTGATAAAATGTTTGGTGTGCCTGAATATAGCGCTGCTATTTTAGAGCAATTTAAAGCAAGAGACTTTAAATGGGAATTTAAAACCAATTTAGTAGCGATTGATACAGAGAAAAAAGTAGCGACATTTGAGAAAAAATGGCTTGAAAAAGGTGAGTATGACGAAGACCTTAAAGAATATACCATGGTTTCTATGAGTAAAAAAGTTGATAAAAACTACGATTTTATTCATATTACTCCTCCACAAAAAGCATCAGATATTGTTGGTAAATCGCCTATTGGTTCAAGCAAAGGCTGGGTTCCTGTTGTGAAAGAAACCCTTCAACATGTAACCTATAAAAAACGTTTTGCCCTCGGTGATATTGCTGCTGTTCCTATGGGAAAAACAGGTGGTAGTGCGCGTAAACAATATCCTGTTGTTGCAGAGAACCTCATTGCTGTTATGGAAAAACAAGAAAAACTTCCTGCTGCCTACGATGGTTATACGGTTTGTCCTTTGATTACGAGTATTGGAACGGTTATGCTTGCTGAGTTTAATTGGACAGCAAAACCTACACCTTCTTTCCCTCTTGATCCAACACAAGAGCGCTGGATTTGGTGGTTGCTTAAAGTCTATGCACTTAAACCTATGACAGTTTATGGCATGCTCTCTGGCAGAGCCTAA